The genomic window CAAAGCAACGCGACAAGCAGTTGTCAAACCAACTGTTGGCGTCAAGCGCGAGAAAAAAGAAGAACCAGTCGACTACCCGCCAACACGCGGTCAACAAGTAGAAGATCCGCTTGACATTCCAGCCTTTTTGCGCAACCGCAATCGTCGCCGTTAAAAAAAACGCTCACGACTCGTGGGCGTTTTTTTTTATGTCTGCTTTTCTTATTCATCATTTGACAAAATCTCTAAAGAAATGACGTCATCGTTTGACACACTTTTCTATTGGAAGTGCTATATACTAGTTTCAAGATGTTTCAAGATAAGGAGGGGATGCTGCTGATTTATGCCGATGTCGTATGGTTATTAAATTTTTGTTTCGATGCGATGTTGCTATGGCTTGCAGCGATCATGCTAAAGCGTCGCGTGCGCTTATGGCGCCTTATGCTTTCTGCGTTATTCGGCTCGTTGCTCGTCTTGCTCGTATTCACTCCTTTTGCTTATATGACATCTCATTTCGTAACGAAACTCGGCATCTCTTTTGTCATCGTTTGGATTTGTTTCGGTTTCCATCGCTTTCGTTTTTTTATCGAAAATGTGCTTGCTTTTTATTTTGCAACGTTTATGCTTGGCGGAGGGATGGTCGCCTTTCACTTTTTGCTGCAAAGTGAAATGACGCCTTATTCATCCGGATGGCTCACACATTCGACTTCTATTAGTTGGTTGTTTGTTATCATCATGTTTCCGATTTTATGGTTACTATCAAAAGTGCAAATGGGAACGATTCGCGAAAAAAAGTTGCGGTTTGAACATGTCATTCCTGTCCGTGTGACATGTTTTGGACAAACGGTATCGTTGCAAGGATTAGTCGATAGCGGAAATCAATTGCGTGACCCGTTAACAAATACACCGGTGATGATCGTTGAATTGCAATCGTTCGCACACATCTTCCCTCCAGCTGTTTTACAAATGATTCAAAAACGGACGTACACAGATGACATCCCGAGCGAATGGGTGAGCCGGATACGTTTCGTCCCGTATCGTGCCGTTGGCGTCGAGCAACAGCTACTAGTAGCGATCAAGCCAGACGAAGTGCAATGGTCGGACGGAAAACAATGGACATCTGTCAAAAAAGTGCTCATTGGCTTTTATCCGTCATCGCTGTCAGTAGACGGTGAGTACAACTGCATCGTTCATCCGCATATTGTGATGTCGCAAGCTTCGTAATTATTATGATTATACGGCCGATCGTGCTGAAATAGAAGGAGGTTTTTTATGAAGTTATTCAAATTACGTTTCACATATGTATGGTACAAACTATTAAAAAAATTAGGGCTTAAAGCGGACGAAATTTATTACATCGGTGGAAGTGAAGCGTTGCCGCCGCCGCTTACAAAAGAGGAAGAAGAAATATTGCTTCAAAAACTTCCTTCTGGAGATGAAACTGCGCGCTCGCTACTTATTGAACGAAACCTTCGTCTCGTCGTTTACATTGCACGAAAGTTTGAAAATACCGGCATTAACATTGAAGATTTAATTAGCATCGGTACGATCGGATTAATTAAAGCAGTCAATACGTTTAATCCGGAGAAAAAAATTAAACTCGCTACATATGCGTCGCGCTGCATTGAAAATGAAATTTTAATGTATTTACGGCGCAACAATAAAGTGCGCTCCGAAGTGTCATTTGACGAACCGTTAAACATTGACTGGGACGGCAACGAATTGTTGTTGTCGGACGTATTGGGGACAGAAGATGACGTCATTACGAAAGATTTAGAAGCGAATATTGACCGAAATTTACTATTTCGCGCACTCGATCAATTAAGCGACAGAGAAAAACAAATTATGGAACTTCGCTTCGGTTTAACCGGAGGAGAAGAAAAAACGCAAAAAGATGTCGCAGACTTACTAGGCATTTCCCAATCATACATTTCTCGTTTAGAAAAGCGAATTATTAAACGATTGCGAAAAGAGTTTAACAAAATGATGTAATGCATATTTTTCCCTTCGAAGGAGATACTGAAAGCTGACAGCATCTCCTGCAAGGAGGGAAAGACATGACAAGAAACAAAGTTGAAATTTGCGGCGTTGATACATCGAAACTTCCCGTGCTGAAAAACGAAGAAATGCGTGAATTATTTCGGCAAATGCAAGCCGGTGACATATCGGCACGCGAAAAGCTCATTAATGGGAATTTACGGCTTGTATTAAGCGTCATTCAACGATTTAACAATCGTGGTGAATATGTCGACGATTTGTTTCAAGTAGGCTGTATCGGACTTATGAAATCAATTGATAACTTTGATTTAAGCCAAAACGTGAAATTTTCCACGTATGCCGTGCCGATGATTATCGGTGAAATTCGCCGATATTTACGTGACAATAATCCGATTCGCGTGTCCCGCTCGCTGCGCGACATTGCGTATAAAGCGCTTCAAGTGCGAGAAAAAATCATGAGCGAAACAGCAAAAGAACCGACGGCAGAAGAAATTGCGAAAATATTAGACGTGCCGCATGAGGACATTGTATTTGCGTTAGATGCGATTCAAGATCCTGTTTCGCTTTTTGAACCGATTTATAACGACGGTGGCGATCCGATTTATGTGATGGATCAGCTAAGCGATGAGAAAAATCGCGATACAAATTGGATTGAAGAAATTGCGTTGAAAGAAGGGCTTCGCCGTTTAAACGAGCGCGAAAAAATGATTATTCGCAAACGATTTTTCCAAGGAAAAACGCAAATGGAAGTGGCTGAAGAAATCGGCATTTCCCAAGCGCAAGTATCCCGTTTAGAAAAAGCCGCCATTAAACAAATGAATAAAAACATTCAATGGTAAACGACGCCTCCACCAAAAACGGTGGGGGCTTTTTATGTCGTGACTACAACAACTCGCTCATGCATACATATAAGTACATAAAATGA from Anoxybacillus gonensis includes these protein-coding regions:
- the sigG gene encoding RNA polymerase sporulation sigma factor SigG, yielding MTRNKVEICGVDTSKLPVLKNEEMRELFRQMQAGDISAREKLINGNLRLVLSVIQRFNNRGEYVDDLFQVGCIGLMKSIDNFDLSQNVKFSTYAVPMIIGEIRRYLRDNNPIRVSRSLRDIAYKALQVREKIMSETAKEPTAEEIAKILDVPHEDIVFALDAIQDPVSLFEPIYNDGGDPIYVMDQLSDEKNRDTNWIEEIALKEGLRRLNEREKMIIRKRFFQGKTQMEVAEEIGISQAQVSRLEKAAIKQMNKNIQW
- the sigE gene encoding RNA polymerase sporulation sigma factor SigE; translation: MKLFKLRFTYVWYKLLKKLGLKADEIYYIGGSEALPPPLTKEEEEILLQKLPSGDETARSLLIERNLRLVVYIARKFENTGINIEDLISIGTIGLIKAVNTFNPEKKIKLATYASRCIENEILMYLRRNNKVRSEVSFDEPLNIDWDGNELLLSDVLGTEDDVITKDLEANIDRNLLFRALDQLSDREKQIMELRFGLTGGEEKTQKDVADLLGISQSYISRLEKRIIKRLRKEFNKMM
- the spoIIGA gene encoding sigma-E processing peptidase SpoIIGA, which translates into the protein MLLIYADVVWLLNFCFDAMLLWLAAIMLKRRVRLWRLMLSALFGSLLVLLVFTPFAYMTSHFVTKLGISFVIVWICFGFHRFRFFIENVLAFYFATFMLGGGMVAFHFLLQSEMTPYSSGWLTHSTSISWLFVIIMFPILWLLSKVQMGTIREKKLRFEHVIPVRVTCFGQTVSLQGLVDSGNQLRDPLTNTPVMIVELQSFAHIFPPAVLQMIQKRTYTDDIPSEWVSRIRFVPYRAVGVEQQLLVAIKPDEVQWSDGKQWTSVKKVLIGFYPSSLSVDGEYNCIVHPHIVMSQAS